The genomic DNA CAAAAAGTCTTCCGCCACCCCCTTCGCGGGTTCACCACCCAGCTGGACACGGCCGTTGAGCTGCTGCAGCGTGGCAAGGTCGAGCTTGGCGAAGACCGGCTTCAGCAGCGTCTCGATCTCCGGATGCTCCTTGAGCACCTGCTCACGGATGATCGGCGCGGGCTGGTAGACGGGCTGCACGGCCTTGTCATCCTCGAGCACGACAAGGCCGGAGGGCTGGATGCCGCCATCGGTGCCGTAGACCATGGCGGCGTTTGCGCCGTTGGTCTGATTGGCGGCGGCGGCGATGGTCGCCGCCGTGTCGCCGCCGGAAAGCGTGATCAACTGGTCCGGCTTAAGCTTGAAGCCGTAAGTGGTCTGGAAGGCCGGCAGGGCCGCAGCCGAATTGACGAACTCGGCCGAGGCGGCCAGCACCACCTTGCCGCCGCCGGAGACGTATTTGCCGAAGTCCGACAGCGTAGCCAGCTTGTTCTCGTCGACCACTTCCTTGCGCAGCGCGATCGCCCAGGTGTTGTTGGCGGGCGACGGCGACAGCCAGACGATCTTGTTGGCGTCATAGTCGAGCTTCTTGGCGGTTTCGTAGGCCTTGGCGGCGTCCTTCCACACCGGGTCGTCCGCCTTCTGGAAGAAGAAGGCGGCATTGCCGGTATACTCGGGATAGATGTCGATCTCGCCGGCGGTGATCGCTTTGCGCACAACCGGCGTCGCGCCTAGTTGAATGCGGTCCGTGGTCTTGATGTTGTTGGCGTTCAGAACCAGCTCGATGATGTTGCCGAGCACGCCGCCTTCGGTGTCGATCTTCGAGGAGACCACCACCTGAGCGTGCGCCGAGGCTGTGGCGATGCCGAATGCGATCGCCGCTGCGGCGAGCTTTCCGATTGAAAACATTGTGAAAATCCCTTGCTGTGAGCCGATAGACTGGTGGCCGCATATGAGCATGGCTTTAACGCGCCGTCGGGGTACACGGTTTCATAACTAAGGAGATGCACGCAATAATTTTGTTCCCGGCGCGAACGGGTGCGCCACGCCGGGTCCCGACAGCGTCGTGTCAGCTTCGACGTCGCGGCCTTTCAGAGGCGCATAGGACGCTGGGCGCCTCGATTTGGTGCATGATCCCTTCCGGCGGAAGCCCGGCACAGACGTGCCGCGCCTTGATTATTGCTTTTGTGCGTTTCGTATTCTGGAGCGGTTCAGCGTTTGGTAGAATCGCTGAACCGCTCTAACCATTTGTTTTTACGCAATTCCGGACGGAAAACCGTTACACACTTTTCCTGGAATTGCTCTAGCCGCTGCGCGCTTTTGGGCGACACACCTTATGTTGCCGGCGGTCGATAACGGATCGACTTCGCCTTGCCGAGAGCTTCAATCGTCTCCTCGACGCTGAGGAGAACGGTGGTCTCGAACGAACTCAGCGCGCCGCCGGCACCGATGGCGAGAGCGACGGCGGCCATCGACACATTGTCCGGCGCCTCCCAGAGATTCCAGCCATCGTGTTCGCCGAAAGCGTACCAGAACCCGTGCAGCTTTCCGCCCGCAGACTCAATGTACGAACGAGCCGCGTTGCGCCGGTCCTCGGGATTTTCGATCATCCGCGCCCACGTCTCGGGTGTATAGCTGAAGCGCGTGAGATACATTGCCATGGTTCGCTCCTCCGTCAGAGTCACTCCCCTCAGGCAAATTTACCGCTCAAACCGGAAAGGCGCGAATCATTTCCGTATCCTGGAACCGGCAGGTGTGCGGAGGATGGGTTCCACAGCATCGGCCGCGGCCGATCCCGACTTCCAGCGTCATATGCCGGGTCGGCGCAATCCCGTGATCCTCAAGGCGCCGAGCGCCAGGAAGCAGAGCGCAACAACCGGGAACACGACCCAGTTCAGCATGGTCCAGCCCCAGGCATTGTAGACCGCGCCCGACATCAGCGAAGCGAAGGCGACGGAGCCGAACAGGACGAAGTCGTGAAAACCCTGCACCTTGCCTTTTTCGGATGGGTGGTAGCTCGCTGCGACCATGGCGGTCGCGCCGATGAAGCCGAAATTCCAGCCGAGGCCGAGCAGGATCAGCGCCGTCCAGAAATGCCAGAGCTCCAGGCCGGAAAGCGCCACCGCTGCGCAGCCGATGAGCAGAACCAGGCCGATGGCGACGATGCGTTCGGCGCCGAAGCGGTGGATCAGCGAACCGGTGAAGAAGCTCGGCCCGAACATCGCCATGACGTGCCAGGAAATGCCGAGCGTGGCATCGTCGGTCGAGAGCCCGCAGCCGACCATGGCGAGCGGCGCGCCGGTCATGACGAAGCTCATCAGCGCATAGGCGCAGACGGCGCAGAATAGTGCCGCGACGAAGCGCGGCTGGGTGGCGATCTCGACCAGCGGGCGGGCGTCGCTTGCGGCGGTTTCCGCGGAGCCGCTTTTACCTGTGGAAATGTGCAGGAAGGAAAGGACGACGGCGCCGACCGCTGCAAGGATCAGGATCGAGGCGAAGGATCCGGCAAACATCACCGGCGCCAGAAGCTCACGGGTGTAGATGACGATCTGCGGCCCGAGGATGGCGGTGACGATGCCGCCGGCCAGAACGAAGGAAATGGCGCGCGCCTTGAATTGCGGCGGCGCGTTATCGGCGGCGGCGAAGCGGAATTGCTGGACGAAGGCGCCGCCGACACCGATCACGCCGAGGCCGAAGGCGAACAGCCAGAAGCTCGCCTGAAAGAGCGCCAGCGTCGCGATCAGGCCGCCGAGCGCGGTGATGAGGGTGCCGGTCATGAAGCCGCCGCGATGGCCTAGCCGGCGGATGATCGCGGCTGCCGGCAGCGCGCCGAGCGCCACCCCGAGGTTGAAGCCGGTGACCGGCGCCGTCGCCAGCGATTTGTCGGGGCCGAGCAGATATTGGCCGGCAAGCGCCCCGAGCGAAATGGCAATGGGTGCCGCGGAGCCGACGATCGCCTGCGCCGCGGCGAGCAGCAGCGCCGTGCGGCGCGCTTCGCGGCCGGCTCCGGCGACCACGGCCGTGGCGGCCGTCATGATGCGTCCTTGCCGCGTCCCTCGCCTCGCACCCGGCGCGAAACGCGATCGAGCACGGCATTGACCAGCTTCGGCTCATCCTCCTCGTAGAAGGCCTTGGCGATATCGACATATTCCGAGACGATGACGGCCACCGGCACGTCGTCCCGCTTCATCAGCTCATAGACGCCGGCGCGCAGGATGGCGCGCAGCGTCGAATCCAGCCGCGACAGCGGCCAGTCGTCGGTGAGCGCCTGGCGGATGACGGGATCGATGGTCTTCTGGTTGTCGACGACGCCGGTCAGGATGGCGCGGAACCATTGCGCGTCGGCCTCGCGATAGAGCGCGCCGTCGACTTCCTTGCCCAGCCGGAAGGCCTCGTATTCGGCGGTGATCTCGAAGACACCGCTGCCTGCCACATCCATCTGATAGAGCGCCTGGACAGCGGCAAGACGAGCGGCACCGCGCTTGTTGGCGTGGCGCACCGCACCGGTCTGGGCAGGCTCGGTCACGATTGGGCTCCGAATTTCTCTTTCAGCGCGATCATGGTCAGCGCCGCGCGCGCGGCGAAACCGCCCTTGTCGCCTTCAGTGCGGCGGGCACGCGTCCACGCCTGCGCGTCGTTCTCGGTGGTCAGGATGCCGTTGCCGATCGCGACCGCTTCCTGCACCGAAAGGTCCATCAGCGCACGGCTCGATTCGTTAGCGACGATGTCGAAATGATAGGTGTCGCCACGGACGATGGTGCCGAGCGCGACGAAGCCGTCATAGTGCGTGCCGCCTTCGGCGGCGCCATCCAGCGCGAAGGTAATGACGGCCGGTATTTCCAGCGAGCCGGGAACGGTGACGACGTCATAGGTAGCGCCGGCTTCGTCCAGCGCGCCGGTCGCGCCGTCGAGCAGCGCGTCGGCGAGGTCGTCGTGGAAGCGCGCCTCGACGATGAGCAGATGCGCCTTCGCCTTCGGACGAATGAACGCTTTGCCGTGTTGGGATATGCCAGCCATAAAAGTCTCCGGGGGATTGCCGGTGACTTAGGCCGAAGCCGGATTGATCGCAAGCACAAGATTGCTGCAATTGGCCGTCAGACGCCAGTAGCCTCGCGATAGCGACGCACCGTATCGCGCAGACGGTCATTCACCGGCCGCGGATTGACCAAGGCCTCAACGAACACCCTGCAATCGTTGACCGACAGATCGAGACCCGCTGGTCCTCAATGCTGAGCTTTTCCTCCTGCATGGACCCGGTTGCATTCTTGGTCATCACAACCCTTCTTTCGCGGCCTCCACAAGACGCGCGGCATAGCGGGCCATGGTGTCGATCTCGATGTTGACGCGGTCGCCGGCCTGGCGCTCGCCCCAGGTGGTGACGCTCAGCGAGTGGTGGATCAGAAGAACGTCGAAGCGAGTGCCTTCAACCTTGTTGACGGTGAGCGAGGTGCCGTCGAGCGCGACGGAGCCTTTCGGCGCGATGAATTTCGCGAGATGCCGCGGCGCCTCCAGCGTGAAGCGCACGGCGTCGCCCTCCTCCTTGCGCTCGACGATTTCTGCCGTGCCGTCGACATGGCCGGAGACGATGTGGCCGCCGAGCTCGTCGCCGATCTTCAGCGCCCGTTCAAGATTGATCCTGGCGCCGGATTTCCAGCTCGACGCGGTAGTCAGCCTGAGCGCTTCTTCCCAGGCCTCGACCTCGAACCAGCGCGCGTTCGAGCCATGCTCGGGAAGCGCCGTCACGGTCAGGCAGACGCCGCCGCAGGAGATCGAGGCGCCGATCGCAATGGTCTCGGGGTCGTAGGAGGTATCGATGCGCAGGCCGACGCCTTCGCTGAGCGGCTTCACCGCGGCCACGGTCCCGACGTCGGTGACAATTCCAGTAAACATCAATCTCGGTCTTTCCGTCTGACCATGATCTTACCCAAAAACCGGTTCCCAGCTTTTGGGATCATGGTCGTACCCATTCGGCGTAGCTGTCCTCGCCGAAGCGCATCTCGCGCAATTTGCGGAAACCCGGCGGGATATGGTCGGCGTCGATAGGCGATGCAATGCCGTCCTCGCCGATTGCTTCCGGCCCCTGGAACAGGACGATACGGTCGACCAGGTCTTCCTCCAGAAAGGCCTTGGCCACCTTGGCGCCGCCCTCCACCAGCACGCTTGCCATGCCGAGCGCGGCCAAATCCTCCAGCAGTTCCGGCAGGGCCACTTCACTTTCGTACGTTTCCGTACCGATAAAATGCACGCCAGCGCGTTCGAGCGCGGCCCGCCGGTGCGGGTCCGCCTCGGGGCACGCCGCGACATAGAGCGGAACACGGTCAACGCCGGACACCAGCTTGCATGTCTCCGGCAACCGGATCTGGCGATCGAGGATGATGCGCGCCGGCGAGCGGTTCTCCAGCCCCGGCAAGCGCACGGTCAGAGCCGGATCGTCCTCGAGCGCGGTACCGATGCCGACCAGGATGGCATCGGCCTCGGCGCGCATCAGATAGACCTCGCGCCGCGCGATCTCGCCGGTGATGGCAACCTGGCCGGCGCCTCTCCTGCCGATCTTGCCATCGCTGGAAAGCGCAAGCTTCAGGATCACTTCCGGGCGTTTCTTCAGAGATCGAATCAAATAGCCGGCCATCTGCTCGGCGGCCTCGGTGGCCAGCACCTTCTCCGCCACCTCGATGCCGGCGGCGCGCAGGATGGCATAGCCCTTGCCGGAGACGCGCGGATCGGGATCGCTGGCAGCACCCACGACGCGCGCGATGCCGGCATTGACCAGCGCGTTGGCGCAAGGCGGCGTGCGGCCATGGTGGGCGCAAGGCTCCAGGGTGACATAGGCAGTGGCGCCGTGCGCAAGCTCACCGGCCTCGGCCAGGGCCTCGGTCTCGGCATGCGGCCGGCCGCCGATAGCGGTGACGCCGGTGCCGACGACCATCGGACCGGCGCCGTCGTCGCGCACGACAATCGTGCCGACGGAAGGGTTGGTGGAGGTGCGGCCGGCATTGCGGCGCGACAGCCTCAGCGCCGCGGCCATGTAACGACGATCCAGAGCCGCCTGATCGGCCTCGCTCAGTCGCGGTCCTGCCATGATCAGCCGGCGTCCTCTTCGGTTTTTTCCTCGTCGCCCTTCAGCTCGCCCAGCAATTCGTGGAAATCCTTGGCTTCGCGGAAGTTGCGGTAGACAGAGGCAAAGCGGACATAGGCGACGTCGTCGAGCGATTTCAGCGCCTCCATGACCAGGCGGCCGACCTCGCCGGAGGCCACTTCCGTCTCGCCGGAACTTTCGAGCTGACGCACGATGCCGGTCACAGCGCGGTCGATGCGCTCGGGATCGACGTTGCGCTTGCGCACCGCGATCTCGACGGAGCGCAGGAGCTTGTCGCGATCGAACGGCACCTTGCGGCCGGACTTCTTGATGACGACGAGGTCGCGCAGTTGCACGCGCTCGAAGGTGGTGAAGCGGCCGCCGCAATCCGGACAGACGCGGCGCCTGCGGATCGCAGCGCCATCCTCGGCGGGGCGCGAATCCTTCACCTGCGTATCTTCGGACTGGCAATAAGGGCAGCGCATGGAAAGCCTTGGGTTCGCGATTCTATGGGCGAAAGGCTTAGAGCCTTTTATGCCTCAGAGATAGCGAGGCGCGAGCAAGATTGCCAGCGCCCTGCCCTGAACGCTCCGTCGCCTCAGGGCGCGACATCCTTCGTGGCGAAGCCGCAGGACGTGCCGAGGTTGCGATAGGCCTTGGTGAAGCCGTCCATCGGGATGCTGGCGACCGTCTGCTTGCCGAAAACGACATCGAGCGAGGTGACTTTGCGCATGGCTCGCAGCAGCGCGAGACTGGTCTTGGCCTGGTTGTCGACCATCCAGCTCGGACGGCCGTTGACGGCATCGGTGGAAGAGACCGCCGCGGAAACCTTGATGCCGGGGTCGCCAAATGTCGCTGCGATGCTCTTGCCGGTCGGCAGGTCCTTGTTGTCGACGGTGATCATGATGGCGGGATAGGCATCGGGCGGCAGCGCGTCGCCGTTCGAGATCGAAAGCGTCAGCGTGCCCGCGCTGCCATTGCCGTCGACGAAAGCGGTCGAAGCCGCGCAGGTCTTGCGCGCGTCCTGCCCGGTATCGAGCGTATCGATGATCGTGGTCCACCCGCCGAAAGTGTTGGTGGCCGGCAAATTCGGATCCGGCTGCGTTTGCTCCTGTGCAAGCGCGCCCGATACGGCAAAGCCGGCCAGCGAACCAAGCAGGACCAGGGCAGCGGGACGAAAAGTGCGCATCATCAAGCCTCCAGTTCGGAGCGCCGTCCAGTCAGGACGACGCAATGCCGGCGGATAAAAGATGATGCGCAGCGCCCGGTCAACCGAGATAAGGATAGAGCGGGAAACGATCCGTCAGCGCCGTGACCTTGGCCTTTACGGCGGCCTCGACGGCGGCATTGCCCTCGTCGGAATTCGCCACCTTCAGCCCATCCAGCACCTCGGCGATCAGCTTGCCGATCTCGCGGAATTCGGCCTGGCCGAAGCCGCGCGTGGTGCCGGCAGGCGTGCCGAGACGGACACCGGAGGTGACGAAGGGCTTTTCCGGGTCGAAAGGGATGCCGTTCTTGTTGCAGGTGATGTTGGCCCGGCCAAGGGCCGCCTCGGCACGCTTGCCGGTGGCGTTCTTCGGTCTGAGGTCGACCAGCATCAGATGATTGTCGGTGCCGCCCGAGACGATATCGAGGCCGGTTTCCTGCAGGCTCGAAGCCAGCGCCTTGGCGTTGGCGACGATGCTTTCGGCATAGGCCTTGAAGCTCGGCTTCAGCGCCTCGCCGAGCGCCACCGCCTTGGCGGCGATGACATGCATCAGCGGACCGCCCTGCAGACCGGGGAACACCGCCGAATTCATCTTCTTGGCGATCTCCTCGTCGTTGCACAGGATCATGCCGCCGCGCGGGCCACGCAGCGACTTGTGCGTGGTCGTGGTCACGACATGGGCATGGGGCAGCGGCGACGGGTGCATGCCGCCAGCGACGAGGCCGGCGATGTGGGCCATGTCGACCATCAGGTAGGCACCGATCGAATCGGCGATCTCGCGGAAACGCTTCCAGTCCCAGGTGCGCGAATAGGCAGTGCCGCCGGCCAGGATAAGCTTCGGCTTGGTCTCATGCGCGGTCTTTTCGATCGCGTCCATGTCGAGCAGATGGTCGTCCTTGCGCACGCCGTAGGAGACGACCTTGAACCACTTGCCGCTCATGTTGACCGGCGAGCCGTGGGTGAGATGGCCGCCGGAATTCAAGTCGAGGCCCATGAAGGTGTCGCCGGGCTGCAGCAGCGCCAGGAACACGGCCTGGTTCATCTGGCTGCCGGAATTCGGCTGGACGTTGGCGAAGTTGCAGCCGAACAGCTTTTTCGCGCGCTCGATGGCCAGTTCCTCGGCCACGTCGACGAACTGGCAACCGCCATAGTAGCGCTTACCCGGATAGCCCTCGGCATATTTGTTGGTCATGATCGACCCTTGAGCCTCGAGCACGGCGCGGGACACGATGTTCTCCGAGGCGATCAGCTCGATCTCATGGCGCTGGCGGCCAAGCTCGTTGCGGATAGCGCCGAAAATTTCCGGATCGGCATCGGCAAGCGTGGTCTCAAAGAAGGATTCGAATTTGCTGGAGGCTGCCGCGGCATTTGACATGGCTTGCTTTCCCTTGGGGCCGGAGGTCTTGCGAGGTCGCCGCGCATTAACACAGTTGTTCGGAGCCCGCCACGTTTGCGGCGCGAAATTTGCTGGCCGGATTGCGCCAAGCAAATCGACCGAACCGTTATTTCCTGCCCTGCCGGCTCTTGAGCAGGGCTTCGGTCAGCGTGATCTCGGAAAGCAGCGCCCGCATCGTATGGTCGTTGATCTCGCGGCTGCGGAACATGGCGCGCACGGCGGCGCGCTCCGCCTCGATGCCGGCATGCCTCAGCTCGAGTTCCAGCCGCCCGGCTTCACGAGCCTCGGCGCGCGCCTCTTCGGCCTCGTCGGACGCCGCGATGCGGCGTCGGTAGCCGGCAACGATGCTGTCGGCAACCGCGAGCCGGGCCTCGGCCACCTCGCCCTCTTCGCCGCCGTTGCCGGCGAGACTTTCTATCCTGGCGATGGCCGCGTTGGCAGCGCCGACACGCGCCCGGCGTTCTTCCGCCGCGCCCGGATCCTCGCCCGGCTCGACCAGCCCGCGCGCGATCCTCGGCAAAGCGAGGCTGGCGATGACCAGCGAGCAGATGATGACGCCGGCGGCGAGAAAGATCACCACATCTCTAGCCGGAAAGGGCGAGCCGTCCTGCAGCGCGAGCGGCAGCGACAGGATGCCGGCCAGCGTGATCGCCCCGCGCACACCGGCCACCGACCCGGCAAGCCTGACACGGAAACCAAAGGGCTCGGCTTCGCGCTTGCCGAGCCGTGCGGCGATCCCAGTGGCCATGTCGCCGATCCAGATCCAGAGGAAGCGCAGGCCGATCAGGCAGAGCGTCAAAATGAGCACGGTCAGCGCCGGCTCGAACAGCCAGTGCCGGCTGGTGAGCTCCGGCGGAACCTTGCGGATGATGTCTGGAAGCTGCAGGCCAAGCAGGATGAAGAGAGCGCCATTGAAGACGAAGGTCAGTGTCGACCATAGCGACATCGCCTGAATGCGCCCCGAGACCGCCAGATAGCGGAAAATGCCGGACGTCCCGGTGAGCAGGCCCGCCGTGACCGCGGCCAGGATGCCGGAGGCGCCGGCATGCTCGGCGATCAGATAGGCGACGAAGGGCAGCAGGATCATGACCAGCACCTGCGCCTCCGCCGGCGTGCCGCCGATGCGGCCAAGGATTTGCAGCGCCTTGGCGGCGATGAACAGCGCCGCGATGCCGGCAAGGATGCCGACGGCCACGGCATAGACGAAGCTCAGCGAGGCGGCGGCGAAGGAGAAGCTGCCGGTCAGCGCCGCTGCTACGGCGAAGCGGAACATGACCAGGCCGGAGGCATCGTTGAGCAGGGATTCGCCTTCCAATATATGCATCAGCCGCGCCGGAACGACATTGCGGTCGACGATCGAGGACACGGCGACCGCATCGGTCGGCGACAGCACGGCGGCTAAAGCGAATGCAACCACAAGCGGGATGCTCGGCACCAGCCAATGCAGGGCGTAGCCGAAGCCGACAATGGTGAAGAAAACCAATCCGATCGCAAGATCGAGGATCGGCCCTCGCAGCTCGATCAGCTCCCGCTTCGGCGCCGCGAAGGCATCGCCGAACAGAAGCGGCGGGATGAACACCAGGAGGAACAGCTCCGGATCGATCTCGACATGCAGGCCGCGCGCCGGCCAGGCAAGGGCGGCGCCGATGGCGATCTGCAACACCGGCAGCGGCACCCGCACCAGCCGCATCAGCGCGCCGGAAAGCGCCACGAAAGCAAGCACGACGAGGATGAAGACGGCGACGTCCATGATGCGATTCCGGCTCCCAGGCCGACCATGCGCAATTGCCGGCGTCGCGTCCAGACAGGCGGCTGGGTATTGCTTTGCAGAACCAACGGCTGATCCAAACAAAAAAGGCCGCTTCTAGAGCGGCCTTTTCATATTTAATATCAGTCGCTTACAGCGCAGACGTGATCTGCAGCTCGCTGTTGCCGTCGAGGCCGTAAATGTCGTCGCGGAACTGCACGACGCCGGTCCCGGTCGACCACGCGGACAGATAGAGGAAGTGGACCGGCACCGGATTGACGACCTGAACCGGCGTGTTCTCGCCGGTCTTGATGGTGGCCTCGAAATGCTGGCGATCCCAGCCAGGCGTGTCGCGCAGGATCCAGGTGACGAGGTCGCGCACGTTCTGGACGCGCACACAGCCGGAGGAGTCGAAGCGCATCAGCTTGCCGAACAGGCTCTGCTGCGGCGTGTCGTGCATATAGACGCCGTCCGGGCTCGGGAAGTTGATCTTGACCGAGGCCATGGCGTTGCCGACGCCCGGATCCTGGCGGAAACGGTACTTGGCGGCATCGTCCGTCGACCAGTCGACGGTCATCGGATCGACCTCGCTGCCGTCCGGCGCGAACAGCCGGATGTGGCTCTCCTCGAGGTATTTGGGGTCCTTCCGCATCAGCGGAATGATGTCCTTGCGCACGATCGAGACCGGCGCGTTCCAGTACGGATTGACGATGATCTCGTTGATCTTGGAATTCACGATCGGCGTCTGGCGGTCGATCTTGCCGACGATCGCGGTGTGGCGAAGGACCACGCGCTCGTTCTCGACGGCCTCGATCTGTGCGGCCGGAATGTCGACCAGCACATAGCGGCTGCCGAGCGTGCCGGCCTTTTCCTTCAGGCGCTGCAGGTTGGTCTGCAGCTGGCCGAGCCGGATCTGCGCCGAAACGTTCATCGCCGCATACGTGTATTTGCCCATCGCGCCATCGGCCGGCAGGCCGTGGCGAAGCTGGAAGCGCTTGACCGCCGAGTCGACATAGGAATCGAAGGCCGTAGAGATACCGGCGCTCTGCGACAGGTCGCCCGAGATCATCAGCCGCTTGCGCAGCGGCACGACATCCGGATCGTCGACGCCGAGCTGAAGCTTCTTGGTTGCCGGAACCTGTTCCCAGCCGCCTTGGCCTACGATGTTCTGATACTGCGCCACCGCCTGCTCGGTGAAGGCGACGGTCTGCAGACTGAAGATCGGCAGCGTCGAGGCAACCTTGCCGGTCTGACTGGCGCGGGCATCGAACTGGTCGTCCCAGTTGCCGCGGGCCGAGGATTTCAGGATATCCCCGACCACATCCTGCGCGCTGGCATGGCCGGCGACAACAGCGGCGGCGAGCGCGGAGGCACCGGTCAGGAAGAAACGGCGGCTGGTTCTCATGGACGTTCCAGACATTCTAGCTGTATCAAATCTCGCTCAGTTCGCTCTACCGGCGGGTTGCCCGCACTCTAAGGTTGGCAATCTTAACAATTAGCCAACCATGTCCCGCATTGTCCGGCCGCCAGAAACGCGCGGCCGCCGCGCCGGTTCCCATGAGCGCAGGTCATTGGCCCGCAGCATCACCCGTATTCTCGCTTTCACCGTGATTATGGCGGCAACGTGGCCTTGGTCCGCGATTTGCAGAAGGCGGGATCATGAAAGGATAAGGACCGGTGCTTTTCGGCACCGGTCCCTGACAGTTCCCTCCGGCCTCGCTTCTTCGGCGCGACTTCAATGTCTCAAGCGCCGGAAGCGGCTTACATGCGGTAAGCGATCGTATCGTTCCAGAAGCGATCCAGCCGCTGCAGGGCGCGGTTCATCTGCTTGAACTCGTCGGTGTTGATGCCGCCGACCGCCTCGATCGAGCCGACATGGCGCTCGTAGAGACCGGCGACGACGTCGGCCACGTCGTTGCCCTTCGGCGTCAGCGAGACGCGGACCGAACGGCGGTCGATGCGCGAGCGCTGGTGGTTGATGAAGCCGAGGTCGACCAGCTTCTTCAGATTGTAGGAGACGTTCGAACCGAGATAATAACCGCGCGAGCGCAGCTCGCCGGCGGTCAGCTCCGAATTGCCGATGTTGAACAGCAGCAGCGCCTGGATGGCGTTGATGTCGGAGCGGCCGTTGCGGTCGAACTCGTCCTTGATCACGTCAAGCAGGCGGCGATGCAGACGCTCCACCAGCTGCAGCGATTCCATGTACAGCGAACGGATCGCCTCGCGGCGGTCGTCGGATACGTTGGCGGTCTTCGCCGCCGGACGCGAATTGATCATTGTCTTTGCCTCTCGTTTGTCGCCCGGTGATTTTTTGTTCTTCACCTTGATCGCGACACTATCGAATACTCATAAAATTCGACTTAAACGCCAGGGCTAACAAGAGCTTACCGGTAAGAGGTTTCGAAAGAG from Mesorhizobium sp. M1E.F.Ca.ET.045.02.1.1 includes the following:
- a CDS encoding Na+/H+ antiporter — translated: MDVAVFILVVLAFVALSGALMRLVRVPLPVLQIAIGAALAWPARGLHVEIDPELFLLVFIPPLLFGDAFAAPKRELIELRGPILDLAIGLVFFTIVGFGYALHWLVPSIPLVVAFALAAVLSPTDAVAVSSIVDRNVVPARLMHILEGESLLNDASGLVMFRFAVAAALTGSFSFAAASLSFVYAVAVGILAGIAALFIAAKALQILGRIGGTPAEAQVLVMILLPFVAYLIAEHAGASGILAAVTAGLLTGTSGIFRYLAVSGRIQAMSLWSTLTFVFNGALFILLGLQLPDIIRKVPPELTSRHWLFEPALTVLILTLCLIGLRFLWIWIGDMATGIAARLGKREAEPFGFRVRLAGSVAGVRGAITLAGILSLPLALQDGSPFPARDVVIFLAAGVIICSLVIASLALPRIARGLVEPGEDPGAAEERRARVGAANAAIARIESLAGNGGEEGEVAEARLAVADSIVAGYRRRIAASDEAEEARAEAREAGRLELELRHAGIEAERAAVRAMFRSREINDHTMRALLSEITLTEALLKSRQGRK
- a CDS encoding L,D-transpeptidase family protein — its product is MRTSRRFFLTGASALAAAVVAGHASAQDVVGDILKSSARGNWDDQFDARASQTGKVASTLPIFSLQTVAFTEQAVAQYQNIVGQGGWEQVPATKKLQLGVDDPDVVPLRKRLMISGDLSQSAGISTAFDSYVDSAVKRFQLRHGLPADGAMGKYTYAAMNVSAQIRLGQLQTNLQRLKEKAGTLGSRYVLVDIPAAQIEAVENERVVLRHTAIVGKIDRQTPIVNSKINEIIVNPYWNAPVSIVRKDIIPLMRKDPKYLEESHIRLFAPDGSEVDPMTVDWSTDDAAKYRFRQDPGVGNAMASVKINFPSPDGVYMHDTPQQSLFGKLMRFDSSGCVRVQNVRDLVTWILRDTPGWDRQHFEATIKTGENTPVQVVNPVPVHFLYLSAWSTGTGVVQFRDDIYGLDGNSELQITSAL
- a CDS encoding MarR family winged helix-turn-helix transcriptional regulator, translated to MINSRPAAKTANVSDDRREAIRSLYMESLQLVERLHRRLLDVIKDEFDRNGRSDINAIQALLLFNIGNSELTAGELRSRGYYLGSNVSYNLKKLVDLGFINHQRSRIDRRSVRVSLTPKGNDVADVVAGLYERHVGSIEAVGGINTDEFKQMNRALQRLDRFWNDTIAYRM